From the Aerosakkonema funiforme FACHB-1375 genome, the window ATCAAGCAAAGCTCAATCAAGCGAATTTAGCCGGTGCAGAAATGATTCAAGCTTGCCTAACTCATGCTGATTTAAGTGGTGCCTATCTGAGTGGGGCAGATTTAACTCATGCTGATTTAAGCGGTGCTGACTTGAGTGGTGCCAATTTGGGTGGGGCAAATTTAAAGAAAGCTGACCTCAGTAAAGCTGATTTGAGCGGTGCTGATTTACGGGGAGCTGATTTATGCGGTGCTAATCTAAGAGAAGCCGATCTCAGTAATACAAATCTAGATGGAGCCTATCTGGAACAGGCAGATTTAACCGGAGCAGATCTTGAGGGAGCCAAAACTGATAAGGCAGGACTCAGCGGGGCTAAGATGCCCGATGGGATGGTTCATGCCTGATTCTTTGAGTAATTCCAATCCGATGCTTCAACGCAGTGTGGAAGAAGTAGACTGCTCCGTGCAACAAGTCTATGACCTCTGGGCAAACTTGGAGAATGTACCCCGTTGGATGCCGCTTGTAAAAAGTGTCAAGCGATTAAAAAGTAACGACGAATTGTGGCACTGGACTTTCGGGTTGGGTTTTCCGTTATTAACCGAATATGTCACCTTTCCTTTGAAGCGAGTGCCCCTTCCCCACTCATTCTGATGCTGCGTCCTCGGAGTGGATTGGGGCAGTGGGTGGTTCGAGAAGAATATCAGTTTGAACCGACAGTACCAGTGGTGGAATATGTGGATAGTTATGGCAATCTCTGCCAACGCCTAATTACCCCGCAAGGCTTGTTTCGGGT encodes:
- a CDS encoding pentapeptide repeat-containing protein, with translation MDAQEILRLYATGHRDFSHVSLVQVCLTNVKLIGAKLIGAELVGADLRGVDLTEAHLNQAKLNQANLAGAEMIQACLTHADLSGAYLSGADLTHADLSGADLSGANLGGANLKKADLSKADLSGADLRGADLCGANLREADLSNTNLDGAYLEQADLTGADLEGAKTDKAGLSGAKMPDGMVHA
- a CDS encoding SRPBCC family protein, with translation MPDSLSNSNPMLQRSVEEVDCSVQQVYDLWANLENVPRWMPLVKSVKRLKSNDELWHWTFGLGFPLLTEYVTFPLKRVPLPHSF